Proteins found in one Macrobrachium nipponense isolate FS-2020 chromosome 4, ASM1510439v2, whole genome shotgun sequence genomic segment:
- the LOC135211483 gene encoding uncharacterized protein LOC135211483, translated as MWLEDYRDTNVKKFIDIMNNMNFVNKVNVFTSRSDYILDAVFCFMGDNYFMNLIVEPDFSISFYHKLIMFDISVLLPSKLRTKITFRNKRLLDSTVLIDVGVTVIEEKYNEPCGCTDLNSSRNISVGECVVCLVALYFSVFSKEYDKMCPVVEKDIVIKDSSPWFNAAIREARKKRRLAESRWHKHKTKRNRMLYVEARNEVNRLLRDVKKTYYNEKVTEVGSNIRRLYSVFDELLGKIKRHVLPDGRSELELANEFAEFFESKVACLLCNFTTDVSCPYPYFPDFPFSKFLQFRPISFDAYKTMFISSGRSYCSNDPFPINEVIDAPNIDRLLQLQLRIVNLSITKSLVPSSEKVAIIKPSLKGSLDHQELKSYRPISNLSFLSKMIEGFRPTQSALESNWSYS; from the coding sequence ATGTGGTTAGAGGATTATAGAGATACAAATGTAAagaagtttattgatataatgaacaatatgaattttgttaataaGGTGAATGTATTTACCTCTAGGTCAGATTATATTTTAGATGCTGTGTTTTGTTTTATGGGTGataattactttatgaatttgataGTGGAGCCagatttttctatctctttttaccACAAGcttattatgtttgatatttcagtcttattaccaagtaaacttaggactaaaataacatttaggaacaaACGGTTATTAGACTCTACTGTACTAATAGATGTGGGCGTTACtgttattgaagaaaaatataatgaacccTGTGGATGTACTGACTTAAATAGTAGCAGAAATATTTCTGTAGGTGAATGTGTGGTCTGTCTTGttgctttgtatttttctgtattttccaaagaatatgataaaatgtgCCCTGTGGTAGAGAAAGATATTGTCATAAAAGACAGCTCCCCATGGTTCAATGCTGCAATTAGGGAAGCCAGGAAAAAACGGAGGTTGGCAGAGTCACGTTGGCATAAgcataaaacaaagagaaatcgaATGTTATATGTGGAAGCTAGGAATGAGGTAAATAGATTATTAAGAGATGTAAAGAAgacatattataatgaaaaagtaactgaGGTTGGGTCCAATATCAGAAGGCTGTATTCTGTGTTCGATGAACTTTTAGGGAAAATTAAGAGGCATGTTTTACCAGACGGGAGGTCTGAGCTTGAATTGgcaaatgaatttgctgaattctTTGAGTCAAAGGTTGCCTGTTTACTTTGTAACTTcacaactgatgtttcttgcccctatccttactttcctgattttcCTTTCTCAAAGTTTTTGCAGTTTAGGCCAATTTCATTCGATGCCTACAAAACTATGTTCATTAGTTCTGGCCGCTCTTATTGCAGTAACGATCCTTTTCCAATAAATGAGGTCATCGACGCCCCGAACATAGATAGGTTATTGCAATTGCAGCTTCGAATAGTCAACTTGAGTATTACTAAGAGCTTAGTCCCGTCCTCTGAAAAAGTTGCTATCATTAAACCATCTCTTAAAGGATCCCTTGATCATCAAGAATTGAAatcttacagaccaatttctaacttgtcttttttgtcaaaaatgatcGAAGGTTTTAGACCAACTCAGTCAGCACTTGAAAGTAATTGGAGCTATTCCTGA